From Toxorhynchites rutilus septentrionalis strain SRP chromosome 2, ASM2978413v1, whole genome shotgun sequence, a single genomic window includes:
- the LOC129766262 gene encoding uncharacterized protein LOC129766262, with protein MRKVSVKDTGTGKFGTAERKAYYLPHHAVLKNASTTTKLRVVFDGSACTDSGYSLNDALMKGPIIQDELLTLLLRFRKHQVALVVDIEKMYRFSVEDPIEIYELLTVTYGLTPSSFLATRVIKQLAIDEIGNHPEACAALERDMYVDDYIGGAASVESACYLRKEMDILTSKGGFPLRKWCSNRAEVLVGIPIDQLGTSLTISFDLDPEERIKALGITWEPESDQLRFVYNIDGSESAWTRRRILSAITRLFDPLGLISPVVITAKMIMQELALLQTNWDNPVPPHIETKWINFHSQLNKLSELRISRFAFIAEWVDIQFHCFSDASELAYGACVYVRTVDQTGNFVRYSINVCDVFALNLHPSNNQWDNFQLFEYAPQDHSPSQESIIAGCSI; from the exons ATGAGAAAGGTTTCGGTGAAGGATACAGGCACGGGTAAATTCGGAACAGCGGAAAGAAAGGCATATTATTTACCCCATCATGCAGTACTGAAAAATGCTAGCACAACCACTAAATTACGTGTTGTATTCGATGGGTCGGCATGTACCGATAGTGGATATTCGTTAAACGATGCGCTCATGAAAGGTCCTATCATACAGGATGAACTGCTTACACTTCTTCTTCGCTTCCGCAAACATCAAGTCGCGTTAGTTGTAGACATCGAAAAGATGTATCG GTTTTCGGTGGAAGATCCCATCGAAATATACGAGCTACTCACTGTAACATACGGATTGACACCGTCATCGTTTCTGGCAACACGAGTAATCAAACAATTAGCAATCGATGAGATTGGAAATCATCCTGAGGCATGTGCAGCCTTGGAACGGGACATGTATGTAGATGACTACATTGGTGGAGCTGCATCGGTTGAGAGCGCATGCTATCTGCGCAAGGAAATGGATATTCTAACATCCAAGGGTGGATTTCCTCTACGAAAATGGTGTTCGAACCGCGCAGAGGTTCTAGTTGGGATTCCAATAGATCAATTAGGGACCAGTCTGACTATAAGTTTTGACTTGGATCCCGAGGAGAGGATCAAGGCACTTGGAATCACATGGGAACCTGAATCGGATCAGCTTCGATTCGTATACAATATCGATGGTAGCGAGAGCGCTTGGACCAGACGCCGTATTTTATCGGCAATTACAAGGCTCTTCGATCCATTAGGATTGATTTCACCGGTGGTAATAACCGCAAAAATGATCATGCAGGAGTTGGCATTACTGCAAACGAATTGGGATAATCCAGTACCGCCACATATAGAAACGAAATGGATAAATTTTCATAGTCAGTTGAACAAATTGTCGGAGCTACGGATCAGCAGATTTGCCTTCATTGCGGAGTGGGTGGATATTCAATTCCACTGTTTTTCAGACGCTTCTGAGCTAGCGTACGGAGCGTGTGTCTATGTTAGAACAGTGGATCAAACGGGAAAT TTCGTTCGGTACTCCATAAATGTGTGCGATGTTTTCGCGTTAAACCTACATCCATCCAACAACCAATGGGACAACTTCCAGCTGTTCGAGTACGCCCCGCAAGACCATTCTCCATCACAGGAGTCGATTATTGCGGGCTGTTCTATTTGA
- the LOC129765302 gene encoding TLC domain-containing protein 3A isoform X2, with the protein MSANTKTDTKGCLFALLYSVGSFGLACASLWDLKSDDRITVQKGALLITLGFVYFITLTELLNKLILQTSLGLNLVKRYRLRISDVLDISNKIVSAVQATFSCVAGFFVCRWSCPRNFLQASHFLSESYAWFAASYFIYDIWSMYKVYAAETSNRIMVKLGLSSDGTAKSGKVSNDTVVDSANEDAQTQPFSDIPSISNGTLSFLLPSKKGVPTFARYIINHKLMVFHHLFIGSYGLAVIAFLRGGLGDCVFGFMYMMELSTPFVSFRGILSIMGLKESRVYVANGLLMLFTFFWCRVFLMPYVCYYYSQVVNLPFFERTNGWKLEIFGNNRR; encoded by the exons ATGAGCGCTAATACGAAAACGGATACCAAAGGTTGTCTGTTTGCTCTGCTGTATTCTGTGGGTTCCTTTGGATTGGCATGCGCAAGCCTGTGGGATTTAAAGTCCGATGACCGAATCACAGTACAGAAAGGGGCGCTGCTTATCACTCTGGGCTTCGTATATTTTATAACCCTCACTGAGCTGCTAAATAAGCTGATCCTGCAGACAAGCCTTGGATTGAATTTAGTCAAGAGGTATCGATTAAGGATTTCTGATGTATTGGACATTTCCAACAA AATCGTTTCAGCGGTCCAAGCAACATTTTCCTGCGTAGCGGGATTTTTCGTTTGCAGATGGTCATGTCCGCGAAATTTTCTCCAAGCATCGCATTTCCTTTCCGAGTCGTACGCCTGGTTCGCAGCGTCCTATTTTATTTATGATATCTGGTCTATGTATAAAGTGTACGCGGCTGAAACATCTAACAGAATTATGGTTAAACTAGGACTTAGCAGCGATGGCACTGCAAAAAGTGGAAAAGTAAGCAACGATACAGTAGTGGATTCAGCCAACGAGGACGCCCAAACACAACCTTTTTCCGACATTCCAAGTATTAGTAATGGAACTCTGAGTTTTTTACTGCCAAGCAAAAAGGGAGTTCCTACTTTCGCACGGTATATAATAAACCATAAGCTGATGGTTTTTCATCACCTATTTATCGGTTCTTATGGTTTAGCTGTAATTGCG TTTCTTCGCGGTGGGCTAGGTGACTGTGTGTTCGGTTTTATGTATATGATGGAACTTTCCACGCCGTTTGTATCATTCCGTGGTATTTTGAGCATTATGGGACTAAAGGAAAGTAGAGTTTATGTAGCCAATGGTTTGCTGATGCTTTTCACCTTCTTCTGGTGTCGTGTGTTTTTGATGCCTTACGTATGCTACTATTATAGCCAAGTAGTTAATTTACCGTTTTTCGAG